The following proteins are co-located in the Shouchella hunanensis genome:
- a CDS encoding aldehyde dehydrogenase family protein, with amino-acid sequence MRNQTQHFINGEWIDSTDSKTIDVINPATEEIIGHVSAGTKEDVDKAVSAAKKAFPSFSTSTKEERIHWLKAIAEGYKKRSKELIDVMTDELGAPLSVSENVHFKMGLAHFKQAAKALETFSFSEEKDGHTLVKESIGISGLITPWNFPTNQTATKIAGAIAAGSPVVLKPAEKTPYAAMILADIIHEAGVPKGAFNLVNGTGDVVGDTISSHPDIDFVSFTGSGAVGEKIMQNASKTIKKVALELGGKSPLVILEDADMGEAAKTAASNMFFNTGQVCTAATRILVPKAKKDEFEKAMKEAVASFSMGNPKEEGHTAGPLVSEGQWKTVQSYIQKGIDEGATVLVGGTGKPDGLDTGYFAKPTVFSDVSNDMVIAQEEIFGPVLSIIYYSDIDHAIEIANDTVYGLAGYVFGQDPDKLRYVASRIRAGQITINNARTDFNAPFGGYKQSGIGREWGEFGIEEYLEVKAVLGMPS; translated from the coding sequence GTGCGTAACCAAACTCAACATTTCATTAACGGTGAATGGATTGATTCAACCGACTCTAAAACCATTGACGTTATTAATCCAGCAACAGAAGAAATAATCGGTCACGTTTCTGCAGGTACTAAAGAAGATGTTGATAAGGCAGTTTCCGCGGCAAAAAAAGCATTTCCATCATTTTCAACCTCTACAAAAGAAGAACGGATTCACTGGCTAAAAGCGATTGCTGAAGGATACAAAAAACGAAGCAAAGAGCTAATTGATGTCATGACTGACGAGCTTGGTGCACCACTTTCCGTTTCAGAGAACGTTCATTTTAAAATGGGGCTTGCTCACTTCAAACAAGCAGCAAAAGCTTTAGAAACCTTTTCATTTTCAGAAGAAAAGGATGGCCACACACTTGTGAAGGAAAGCATTGGTATAAGTGGGCTGATCACGCCTTGGAACTTCCCGACAAATCAAACAGCAACAAAAATTGCAGGCGCCATTGCAGCGGGTAGCCCTGTCGTATTAAAACCAGCTGAAAAAACACCGTATGCAGCGATGATTCTTGCCGATATTATTCATGAAGCAGGCGTTCCAAAAGGTGCCTTTAACCTCGTTAACGGTACTGGCGATGTAGTAGGAGATACCATTAGCTCGCACCCAGATATTGATTTTGTATCCTTCACTGGTTCTGGGGCTGTAGGTGAGAAGATCATGCAGAACGCCTCTAAAACGATTAAGAAAGTTGCGCTAGAATTAGGTGGCAAATCACCGCTTGTCATTTTAGAAGATGCAGATATGGGCGAAGCTGCCAAGACAGCAGCTTCAAATATGTTCTTTAATACTGGTCAAGTTTGTACAGCTGCCACACGTATTCTCGTCCCAAAAGCAAAGAAAGACGAATTTGAAAAAGCGATGAAAGAGGCGGTTGCTTCCTTTTCAATGGGGAACCCAAAAGAAGAAGGTCATACAGCGGGACCTCTTGTTTCAGAAGGTCAGTGGAAAACCGTTCAATCTTATATTCAAAAGGGAATTGACGAAGGCGCCACTGTATTAGTAGGTGGTACCGGAAAGCCTGATGGATTAGATACAGGCTATTTTGCAAAGCCAACTGTCTTCTCAGATGTTTCAAACGACATGGTTATTGCGCAAGAAGAAATCTTTGGACCGGTGCTTTCCATTATTTATTATAGCGATATTGATCACGCCATTGAGATTGCCAATGATACTGTCTACGGACTAGCAGGCTACGTCTTTGGGCAAGATCCAGATAAACTACGCTATGTTGCTTCTCGTATTCGCGCAGGGCAAATTACGATAAACAATGCACGTACAGACTTTAACGCTCCGTTTGGCGGTTACAAACAATCCGGCATTGGACGTGAGTGGGGCGAATTTGGTATTGAAGAATATCTTGAAGTGAAAGCTGTACTCGGCATGCCATCATAA